From one Streptomyces sp. CA-210063 genomic stretch:
- the purU gene encoding formyltetrahydrofolate deformylase, with the protein MNEQSTRAAAPADQYVLTLACPDKQGIVHAVSSYLFMTGCNIEDSQQFGDHDTGLFFMRVHFSAEAPVSVEKLRASFAAIGDSFQMDWQINRADEKMRIVLMVSRFGHCLNDLLFRASTGALPVEIAAVVSNHTDFAELVGSYDVPFHHIPVTKDNKAEAEARLLAIVREENVELVVLARYMQVLSDDLCKQLNGQIINIHHSFLPSFKGAKPYHQAHARGVKLIGATAHYVTADLDEGPIIEQEVERVGHGVTPEGLVAVGRDVECQALARAVKWHAERRILMNGRRTVVFA; encoded by the coding sequence ATGAACGAGCAGTCCACCCGAGCCGCGGCCCCCGCCGACCAGTACGTCCTCACCCTCGCCTGCCCGGACAAGCAGGGCATCGTGCACGCCGTGTCGAGCTACCTCTTCATGACCGGCTGCAACATCGAGGACAGTCAGCAGTTCGGGGACCACGACACGGGTCTGTTCTTCATGCGTGTGCACTTCTCGGCGGAGGCGCCGGTGAGCGTGGAGAAGCTGCGGGCCAGCTTCGCGGCGATCGGTGACTCCTTCCAGATGGACTGGCAGATCAACCGGGCCGACGAGAAGATGCGCATCGTCCTCATGGTCAGCAGGTTCGGCCACTGCCTGAACGACCTGCTCTTCCGGGCCAGCACGGGGGCGCTGCCGGTGGAGATCGCGGCCGTGGTCTCCAACCACACCGACTTCGCCGAGCTGGTCGGGTCGTACGACGTCCCGTTCCACCACATTCCGGTGACCAAGGACAACAAGGCCGAGGCGGAGGCGCGGCTGCTGGCGATCGTGCGCGAGGAGAACGTCGAGCTGGTGGTGCTGGCCCGCTATATGCAGGTCCTCTCCGACGACCTCTGCAAGCAGCTCAACGGGCAGATCATCAACATCCACCACTCCTTCCTGCCGAGCTTCAAGGGCGCGAAGCCGTACCACCAGGCGCACGCGCGTGGTGTGAAGCTGATCGGGGCGACGGCGCACTATGTCACCGCCGACCTCGACGAGGGGCCGATCATCGAGCAGGAGGTCGAGCGGGTGGGGCACGGGGTGACGCCCGAGGGGCTTGTCGCGGTCGGGCGTGATGTGGAGTGCCAGGCGCTGGCGCGGGCGGTCAAGTGGCATGCGGAGCGTCGGATTCTGATGAACGGGCGGCGGACGGTCGTTTTCGCGTAG
- a CDS encoding EF-hand domain-containing protein — MVSSEYERRIAARFATFDQDGNGWIDREDFNVATKAVLSEFGTTARSDKGQALYVGAEAFWQGMAGIADRDGDQRITRDEFVNGAVKRLRDNPDRFAEIARPFLHAALAVADTDGDGTATVAETARVLKALGVPEQIATATAAALDTDTDGMVSESEIVTAFARYFTVPE, encoded by the coding sequence ATGGTCAGCAGCGAGTACGAGCGCAGGATCGCCGCCCGGTTCGCCACCTTCGACCAGGACGGCAACGGCTGGATCGACCGCGAGGACTTCAACGTGGCGACCAAGGCGGTTCTCAGCGAGTTCGGCACGACCGCCCGGTCCGACAAGGGCCAGGCGCTGTACGTCGGCGCCGAGGCCTTCTGGCAGGGCATGGCCGGGATAGCGGACCGGGACGGCGACCAGCGCATCACCCGGGACGAGTTCGTGAACGGCGCGGTCAAGCGGCTGCGCGACAACCCCGACCGTTTCGCCGAGATCGCCCGCCCCTTCCTGCACGCGGCCCTCGCCGTCGCGGACACCGACGGGGACGGCACGGCCACGGTCGCGGAGACCGCCCGGGTCCTCAAGGCCCTCGGCGTCCCCGAGCAGATCGCCACCGCGACCGCTGCCGCCCTCGACACCGACACCGACGGCATGGTCAGCGAGTCGGAGATCGTGACGGCGTTCGCGCGCTACTTCACCGTGCCCGAATAG
- a CDS encoding acyl-CoA dehydrogenase family protein yields the protein MRFQLTEDQRALRDGVRGLLARLFGSEALWAAVDGGGLDRGLWRELGAAGFFGLRLAEAEGGVGLGLPEAVLVFEEAGRVLLPGPLVATHLAAGVVPGAATGEVVVTAVGGGELVEWLDEADVVVGDAAGAVALRSVDPLTPLHRVPAGVSAARPGDLFVLLTAAEQLGTAVRACELAVQHARTREQFGRPIGAFQAVKHLCAELLVRVEVARAAVYAAAVTADPVDIAAARLLADEAAVRGARDCLQVHGGMGFTWEADVHLCLKRAWVRAERGGSITESEELLAGELLAEAG from the coding sequence ATGCGGTTTCAACTGACCGAGGATCAGCGGGCGTTGCGGGACGGGGTGCGAGGGCTGTTGGCGCGGCTCTTCGGGTCGGAGGCGTTGTGGGCGGCCGTTGACGGGGGTGGGCTGGACCGGGGGCTGTGGCGGGAGTTGGGGGCGGCCGGGTTCTTCGGGTTGCGGTTGGCGGAGGCGGAGGGCGGGGTCGGACTCGGGCTGCCGGAGGCGGTGTTGGTGTTCGAGGAGGCGGGACGGGTGCTGCTGCCCGGGCCGCTGGTGGCCACGCATCTCGCGGCGGGTGTCGTGCCGGGGGCGGCGACCGGGGAGGTCGTGGTGACCGCCGTCGGGGGTGGGGAGCTGGTGGAGTGGCTGGACGAGGCGGATGTGGTGGTGGGGGACGCGGCCGGGGCGGTCGCGTTGCGGTCGGTCGACCCGTTGACGCCGTTGCACCGGGTGCCGGCGGGTGTCTCTGCTGCCCGCCCGGGTGATCTCTTCGTGCTGCTCACCGCGGCCGAGCAGTTGGGCACGGCCGTCCGGGCCTGTGAGCTGGCGGTGCAACACGCGCGGACGCGGGAGCAGTTCGGGCGGCCGATCGGGGCGTTCCAGGCGGTCAAGCATCTGTGCGCGGAGTTGCTGGTGCGGGTGGAGGTGGCGCGGGCGGCGGTGTACGCGGCGGCCGTGACCGCCGATCCGGTGGACATCGCGGCGGCTCGGCTGCTGGCCGACGAGGCGGCGGTGCGCGGCGCGCGCGACTGTCTTCAGGTGCACGGCGGTATGGGATTCACCTGGGAGGCCGACGTACATCTGTGTCTGAAGCGCGCGTGGGTGCGGGCAGAACGTGGCGGATCAATCACGGAGAGTGAGGAGTTGTTGGCGGGGGAGCTGCTGGCCGAGGCGGGCTGA
- a CDS encoding amidohydrolase family protein, whose protein sequence is MTELPRVISVDDHVIEPAHLFDTWLPEKYRDRGPKPLTAGIGELAYIAGKYQITMDPDGQPTDWWIYEDLKFPYKRNIAAVGFDRDEMTLEGITREEMRRGCWDPKARLADMDLNHVEASLCFPTFPRFCGQTFAEAHDKEVALACVRAYNDWMVEEWCGDSGGRLIPLCLIPLWDIDLAVEEIKRNAARGVRAVTFSEIPTYLGLPSIHSGYWDPFFAVCQDTGTVVNMHIGSSSQMPAASPDAPPAVQASLSFNNAMASMMDFLFSGVLVKFPALKLAYSEGQMGWIPYALERADDVWEEHRAWGGVRDLIPEPPSTYYYRQMFCCFFRDKHGIASLDVVGRDNATFETDYPHVDSTFPHTKEVALDHVKGLDDETVYKLMRGNAIRMLDLAFDK, encoded by the coding sequence ATGACCGAACTGCCCCGCGTCATCAGCGTCGACGACCATGTGATCGAACCCGCGCACCTCTTCGACACCTGGCTGCCGGAGAAGTACCGCGACCGAGGTCCGAAGCCCCTCACCGCCGGGATCGGCGAGCTCGCGTACATCGCCGGCAAGTACCAGATCACGATGGACCCGGACGGGCAGCCGACGGACTGGTGGATCTACGAGGACCTGAAGTTCCCGTACAAGCGGAACATCGCGGCCGTCGGGTTCGACCGGGACGAGATGACGCTGGAGGGGATCACCCGGGAGGAGATGCGGCGCGGCTGCTGGGATCCGAAGGCGCGGCTGGCGGACATGGACCTCAACCATGTCGAGGCCTCGCTCTGCTTCCCGACCTTCCCGCGCTTCTGCGGGCAGACGTTCGCCGAGGCGCACGACAAGGAGGTCGCCCTGGCCTGTGTGCGCGCGTACAACGACTGGATGGTCGAGGAGTGGTGCGGCGACAGCGGCGGCCGGCTGATCCCGCTGTGCCTGATCCCCCTGTGGGACATCGACCTGGCGGTCGAGGAGATCAAGCGGAACGCGGCGAGGGGCGTCCGGGCGGTGACGTTCTCCGAGATCCCCACCTACCTCGGCCTGCCCTCCATCCACTCCGGCTACTGGGACCCGTTCTTCGCGGTCTGCCAGGACACCGGGACCGTCGTCAACATGCACATCGGCTCCAGCTCCCAGATGCCGGCCGCCTCCCCCGACGCACCCCCCGCCGTCCAGGCCTCGCTCTCCTTCAACAACGCGATGGCCTCGATGATGGACTTCCTCTTCAGCGGGGTCCTGGTGAAGTTCCCGGCCCTCAAACTCGCCTACAGCGAAGGGCAGATGGGCTGGATCCCGTACGCCCTGGAGCGGGCCGACGACGTATGGGAGGAGCACCGCGCCTGGGGCGGGGTGCGGGACCTGATCCCCGAGCCGCCGTCGACGTACTACTACCGGCAGATGTTCTGCTGCTTCTTCCGCGACAAGCACGGGATCGCTTCGCTGGATGTCGTGGGGCGTGACAACGCGACCTTCGAGACCGACTATCCGCACGTCGACTCGACCTTCCCGCACACGAAGGAGGTCGCCCTCGACCATGTGAAGGGCCTCGACGACGAGACGGTCTACAAGCTGATGCGGGGCAACGCGATCCGCATGCTCGACCTGGCCTTCGACAAGTGA
- a CDS encoding sigma-70 family RNA polymerase sigma factor, whose translation MATKDAPPRWDRRMQQRLAHGEAAALGELYDRFASLVHGLAHRVLGDERAADSLTREVFLHLWENPEAYDPKQSPLRSWVAALTHRLAVQRLRATETAALARGGEGTTEDLERKVQHASVAARADYIVQAMPTPLRAALELAYFQRRDYRQTATDLGVTEDEARRRLRLGLQLLSTAHDTRPSGAPPEYGGAL comes from the coding sequence ATGGCGACGAAGGACGCACCGCCCCGCTGGGACCGCAGGATGCAGCAGCGACTGGCACACGGCGAGGCGGCGGCACTCGGTGAGTTGTACGACCGGTTCGCGTCCCTCGTGCACGGTCTCGCGCATCGCGTCCTCGGCGACGAGCGGGCCGCCGACTCCCTCACCCGCGAGGTGTTCCTCCACCTCTGGGAGAACCCCGAGGCGTACGACCCCAAGCAGAGCCCCCTGCGCTCCTGGGTCGCGGCACTGACCCACCGCCTGGCCGTGCAGCGGCTGCGCGCCACCGAGACCGCCGCGCTCGCCCGGGGCGGCGAGGGCACCACCGAGGACCTGGAACGCAAGGTCCAGCACGCCTCGGTCGCCGCCCGCGCCGACTACATAGTGCAGGCGATGCCCACGCCGCTGCGCGCCGCCCTGGAACTCGCCTACTTCCAGCGCCGTGACTACCGCCAGACCGCCACCGACCTCGGCGTCACCGAGGACGAGGCTCGCCGCCGCCTCCGCCTCGGCCTCCAACTCCTCTCCACCGCCCATGACACCCGCCCCTCCGGAGCCCCGCCCGAATACGGCGGTGCTCTGTGA
- a CDS encoding STAS domain-containing protein — protein sequence MAVAFEVTDGGHGEWAVLHVSGEMDLVTSPVLRQRVHEAVAEGRRSLVLDLSGVVFCDSSGVGVLVATRRLMRSCRGHLRLILPADGHAGGGPAEGAHVNRVLAALGVRRLFDVHPDVPSAVATESDDEVGPLSA from the coding sequence ATCGCGGTGGCGTTCGAAGTGACCGATGGCGGGCACGGTGAGTGGGCCGTGCTGCATGTGTCGGGAGAGATGGATCTGGTGACGTCGCCCGTGCTGCGCCAGCGGGTGCACGAGGCGGTGGCGGAGGGCCGCCGAAGTCTCGTCCTCGACCTCTCCGGCGTCGTCTTCTGCGACTCCAGCGGTGTGGGCGTGCTCGTCGCCACCAGGCGGCTGATGCGTTCCTGCCGGGGACATCTCCGGCTGATCCTCCCCGCCGACGGCCACGCGGGCGGCGGCCCGGCCGAGGGCGCGCACGTCAACCGCGTGCTCGCCGCACTCGGCGTCCGCCGCCTCTTCGACGTCCACCCGGACGTCCCCTCGGCGGTCGCGACGGAGTCCGACGACGAGGTCGGCCCTCTGTCGGCCTGA
- a CDS encoding acyl-CoA dehydrogenase family protein, with the protein MDLAYSPEEEEFRGRLREWLAKVLPTLPPKPSPDDWPGRRAYDLGWQRMLYDAGYADVHWDASPTVRLIFLEETEKAGAPYVGAGFVGLLHAGPTIAAEGTAEQRARWLPSILRGEEVWCQGFSEPDAGSDLAALRTRARRDGDAYVVSGSKIWTSHAEVADWCELLVRTDTSAPKHRGISWLAMPMDAPGVTVRPLRTLAGSTEFAEVFLDEVRVPVANRVGEENDGWRVTMVTLSYERGTAFVGEVVACRRVLGEVAREARVNGRWDDAGVRRRLGRLNAEFRALWRLTQWNVSEAEASGGVPGVGGSVFKLRYSRVRQELYDVAADVLGPGALDLGRPWVLDRLSSLSYTIAAGTSEIQRNIVGERILGLPKG; encoded by the coding sequence ATGGATCTCGCGTACAGCCCCGAGGAGGAGGAGTTCCGGGGGCGGCTGCGGGAGTGGCTGGCGAAGGTGCTGCCGACGCTGCCGCCGAAGCCGTCGCCCGACGACTGGCCGGGGCGGCGCGCGTACGACCTCGGCTGGCAGCGGATGCTGTACGACGCCGGGTACGCCGACGTCCACTGGGACGCCTCCCCGACCGTGCGGCTGATCTTCCTGGAGGAGACGGAGAAGGCGGGCGCGCCGTATGTGGGTGCGGGCTTCGTCGGGCTGCTGCACGCCGGGCCGACGATCGCCGCCGAGGGCACGGCCGAGCAGCGGGCCCGCTGGCTGCCGTCCATCCTGCGCGGCGAAGAGGTGTGGTGTCAGGGGTTCAGCGAGCCGGACGCCGGGTCCGACCTCGCGGCGCTGCGCACGCGCGCGCGTAGGGACGGCGACGCGTACGTGGTGAGCGGGTCGAAGATCTGGACCTCGCACGCCGAAGTCGCCGACTGGTGCGAGCTGTTGGTGCGGACGGACACCTCGGCGCCCAAGCACCGGGGGATCTCCTGGCTCGCGATGCCCATGGACGCGCCCGGCGTGACCGTACGGCCCCTGCGCACCCTCGCCGGCTCCACCGAGTTCGCCGAGGTCTTCCTCGACGAGGTGCGGGTGCCGGTCGCCAACCGGGTCGGGGAGGAGAACGACGGCTGGCGCGTGACCATGGTGACCCTGTCGTACGAGCGCGGGACCGCCTTCGTGGGGGAAGTGGTCGCCTGTCGGCGGGTGTTGGGGGAGGTCGCGCGGGAGGCGCGGGTGAACGGGCGGTGGGACGACGCCGGTGTCCGGCGGCGGCTGGGGCGGCTGAACGCCGAGTTCCGGGCGCTGTGGCGGCTCACGCAGTGGAACGTGAGTGAGGCGGAGGCCTCCGGAGGGGTGCCGGGGGTGGGGGGGTCGGTTTTCAAGCTGAGGTACTCGCGTGTGCGTCAGGAGTTGTACGACGTGGCCGCGGATGTTCTGGGGCCGGGTGCGCTCGATCTCGGGCGGCCGTGGGTTCTTGATCGGCTCAGTTCGTTGTCGTACACGATCGCGGCGGGGACGTCGGAGATTCAGCGGAACATCGTGGGAGAGCGGATCTTGGGGCTGCCCAAGGGGTGA
- a CDS encoding zf-HC2 domain-containing protein, producing MADAGGARETGDSHGPEGPDGSEGPDGPEGSNGSDGPDFGDPPGRSEATGGDRDGDPVGPGGRGSGLGEPSAPGGPREPDNGDGGGGGDEPVGPPRIPLPRASVEDSGLPLPDPAPEPAPQTPPAPPAPESAVPPSPAPLVLEHRVLKALLGAWALAVCSAEEALAVEEHLGECGSCADEARRLREAVGLLHPPESLDLDPSLRTQVLDVCLGRRPPRIPVPLWAAPYDAEAARLDALLQDIGSADWHAPVRLRWFEGEGPVSRRTTVAGVIAHLLTVDGLIALALGLDDPLGLLKADPDDGTPMARTEAYWKASHFPPTRAVRAPWREQSHDIVRTTSFADGGRPGDSDGSGLLPVSYGGFELPLRDAMLDRAFETWIHAEDIAEAVDYPYEPPSGRHLHSMIDLAARMLPSSLAERRRNGLASPPPPGRHLVPAGTPGRSLRLEIEGSGGGEWLIPLDSPAALGSADHEVAHVALDGVEFCRLTAGHVPPEEAAAGQGGDRQAIRDVLFAAAALSRM from the coding sequence CTGGCGGACGCAGGCGGTGCGCGGGAGACCGGCGATTCCCATGGGCCGGAGGGACCAGACGGATCGGAGGGACCAGACGGACCGGAGGGATCGAACGGATCCGACGGGCCGGACTTCGGCGACCCACCAGGCCGCAGTGAGGCGACGGGCGGTGACCGCGACGGGGACCCGGTAGGTCCCGGCGGCCGTGGCAGCGGCCTCGGCGAGCCGTCCGCGCCCGGTGGGCCCCGGGAACCCGACAACGGTGACGGTGGCGGTGGCGGTGACGAGCCGGTCGGGCCTCCGCGTATACCGCTGCCGCGCGCCTCCGTGGAGGACAGCGGGCTGCCCCTGCCGGACCCCGCGCCCGAACCGGCACCGCAGACGCCGCCGGCACCCCCGGCACCCGAGTCGGCCGTACCTCCCTCCCCCGCCCCCCTCGTCCTCGAGCACCGGGTGCTGAAGGCGCTGCTCGGGGCCTGGGCGTTGGCGGTCTGTTCGGCGGAGGAGGCGTTGGCCGTCGAGGAGCACCTCGGGGAGTGCGGGTCGTGTGCGGACGAGGCGCGGCGGCTGCGGGAGGCCGTGGGGCTGCTGCATCCGCCGGAGAGCCTCGATCTCGATCCGTCGCTGCGTACGCAGGTGCTGGACGTCTGTCTGGGCCGGCGTCCGCCGCGCATCCCCGTGCCGCTCTGGGCCGCCCCGTACGACGCCGAGGCCGCGCGGCTGGACGCGTTGCTGCAGGACATCGGGAGCGCGGACTGGCACGCGCCCGTACGGCTGCGCTGGTTCGAGGGCGAGGGGCCGGTGAGCCGTCGTACGACCGTCGCCGGGGTCATCGCCCACCTGCTCACCGTCGACGGCCTGATCGCGCTCGCCCTCGGCCTGGACGACCCGCTGGGCCTGCTCAAGGCGGACCCGGACGACGGCACGCCCATGGCCCGCACCGAGGCGTACTGGAAGGCGTCCCACTTCCCGCCCACCCGAGCCGTCCGCGCGCCCTGGCGGGAGCAGAGCCACGACATCGTCCGCACGACGTCGTTCGCCGACGGCGGCCGCCCGGGCGACTCCGACGGCTCGGGCCTGCTGCCGGTCTCGTACGGCGGCTTCGAGCTCCCCCTGCGGGACGCGATGCTGGACCGGGCGTTCGAGACCTGGATCCACGCGGAGGACATCGCGGAGGCCGTGGACTACCCGTACGAGCCGCCCTCCGGCCGCCATCTGCACAGCATGATCGACCTGGCGGCGCGCATGCTGCCCTCGTCCTTGGCCGAGCGCCGCCGGAACGGGCTGGCGTCCCCGCCCCCGCCCGGCCGCCACCTCGTCCCGGCCGGCACCCCCGGCCGCAGCCTCCGCCTGGAGATCGAGGGCTCCGGCGGCGGCGAGTGGCTCATCCCCCTGGACTCCCCCGCGGCCCTCGGCTCCGCCGACCACGAGGTCGCCCACGTGGCCCTGGACGGCGTCGAATTCTGCCGCCTGACCGCCGGCCACGTCCCCCCGGAGGAGGCGGCCGCGGGCCAGGGCGGCGACAGGCAGGCGATCAGAGACGTCCTGTTCGCGGCGGCGGCGCTGAGCAGGATGTAG
- a CDS encoding SCO4402 family protein yields the protein MTVQGSENPSRRGRRSSTMGGMPLNDMPWWRWRSNVRSALHMLSDPAFQQNVWLAGVDGYGDVTDAVYRLVEDTWLDNWSAEKYVGTIFRDAQEAALVDSAVLRVLRIMHQVGPDAPVSAYLDHEAWPDAVRAAREAHVRLSASDGEDPDAPPRTLEVLRIMTRAA from the coding sequence ATGACCGTTCAAGGTTCGGAGAACCCTTCCCGTCGCGGGCGTCGCTCATCCACCATGGGCGGCATGCCACTGAACGACATGCCGTGGTGGCGCTGGCGCAGCAATGTGCGCTCCGCGCTGCACATGCTCTCCGACCCCGCGTTCCAGCAGAACGTCTGGCTGGCCGGTGTCGACGGGTACGGGGACGTCACCGACGCCGTGTACCGCCTGGTCGAGGACACCTGGCTCGACAACTGGTCCGCCGAGAAGTACGTGGGCACGATATTCCGTGACGCGCAGGAGGCGGCCCTCGTCGACTCCGCCGTGCTGCGCGTGCTCCGGATCATGCACCAGGTCGGCCCGGACGCCCCCGTCTCCGCGTACCTCGACCACGAGGCCTGGCCGGACGCCGTCCGCGCCGCCCGCGAGGCCCATGTGCGCCTCTCGGCGAGCGACGGGGAGGACCCGGACGCGCCGCCGCGGACGCTGGAGGTACTGCGGATCATGACCAGGGCGGCGTAG
- a CDS encoding ABC transporter substrate-binding protein, with translation MTGFQARRTTLPKGLSKGLVRATTLAACASFVAGCGVIPGTAGGSGDGPVTVMTWAPEKTAATNKPGMPAMAKAYARWVNANGGINGHELKILTCNDKNETVAAAKCARRAASENVVAVVGSYSQHGRSFLAPLESAGIPYIGGYGVTDDEFASALSYPVNGGQASLMAGLGEQLAKACGPVALVRPDSIAGDQLPLLLDSGLKSGGHGKSEDQLAAEDATEYGGHAREALRRATTDPAAEGCVVPALGDRTFTFMDSFRRDRDDYADVRTGTVLGSVDQTVIDATGGRSGPYEGSYVTGWYPVETDKRWDEMKKVIREHAFGDNRIDPADPGVQTTWIAYTVLKAAIEKIGDGEVTSQSVHRVLDEGLKVTTGGLTPTLSWRFEDLIPAAGFPRLINPEVTFQVVRKGQLVAARRGFVNVEQTLVDAED, from the coding sequence ATGACCGGCTTCCAGGCACGACGGACCACCCTGCCCAAAGGCCTTTCCAAAGGCCTGGTCAGAGCCACCACACTGGCGGCGTGCGCGTCGTTCGTCGCCGGATGCGGGGTCATCCCTGGTACCGCGGGGGGTTCCGGGGACGGCCCCGTCACCGTCATGACCTGGGCCCCGGAGAAGACCGCGGCGACGAACAAGCCGGGCATGCCCGCCATGGCCAAGGCGTACGCCCGCTGGGTCAACGCCAACGGCGGCATCAACGGCCACGAGCTGAAGATCCTCACCTGCAACGACAAGAACGAGACGGTGGCCGCCGCGAAGTGCGCCCGCCGCGCCGCCTCGGAGAACGTCGTCGCGGTCGTCGGCTCCTACAGCCAGCACGGCCGCTCCTTCCTCGCCCCGCTGGAGTCCGCGGGCATCCCCTACATAGGCGGCTACGGCGTCACCGACGACGAGTTCGCCAGCGCCCTGTCCTACCCCGTCAACGGCGGCCAGGCCTCCCTCATGGCCGGCCTCGGCGAACAGCTCGCGAAGGCCTGCGGCCCGGTCGCCCTCGTACGCCCCGACTCGATCGCCGGCGACCAGCTGCCGCTGCTGCTCGACTCGGGGCTGAAGTCGGGCGGCCACGGCAAGTCCGAGGACCAGCTGGCCGCCGAGGACGCGACCGAGTACGGGGGCCACGCCCGGGAGGCCCTGCGGCGGGCCACCACCGACCCGGCCGCCGAGGGCTGCGTCGTGCCCGCGCTCGGCGACCGCACCTTCACCTTCATGGACTCCTTCCGCCGCGACCGCGACGACTACGCGGATGTCCGCACCGGGACCGTCCTCGGCAGCGTCGACCAGACGGTGATCGACGCGACCGGCGGCCGGTCGGGGCCGTACGAGGGGTCGTACGTCACCGGCTGGTATCCGGTGGAGACCGACAAGCGGTGGGACGAGATGAAGAAGGTGATCCGGGAGCACGCCTTCGGTGACAACCGGATCGACCCGGCGGACCCGGGTGTGCAGACCACATGGATCGCGTACACCGTCCTGAAGGCCGCCATCGAGAAGATCGGCGACGGCGAGGTGACCTCCCAGTCGGTCCACCGCGTCCTCGACGAGGGCCTGAAGGTCACCACGGGCGGCCTGACCCCCACGCTCAGCTGGCGCTTCGAGGACCTCATTCCCGCCGCCGGCTTCCCCCGCCTGATCAACCCCGAGGTCACCTTCCAGGTCGTGCGCAAGGGTCAACTGGTCGCCGCCCGACGAGGCTTCGTGAACGTGGAGCAGACCCTGGTGGACGCGGAGGACTGA
- a CDS encoding class I adenylate-forming enzyme family protein: MNDTAHALSESRTLWELVSRRADLTPDLPVLLQDDRTLSFGELRARAERVAAGLYGMGVRPGTVVAWQLPTRIETALLSFALARLGAVQSPVIPFYRDREAGFALRESKAEFFAVPGEWRGFDHTEMARRLEARGVFEAYDRLPDGDPSVLPAPPADGTSVRWIYWTSGTTSDPKGVLHTDRSLIAGGSCLAHALRLTRDDVGSIAFPYAHIGGPDYMVMLLLYGFPAVMFEHFALPAALEGYRKHGVTVAGGSTAFYSMFLVEQRKQPGVPVVPSLRLLAGGGAPKPPEVYHSVVREMGVQLTHGYGMTEVPMITMGAPDDSVENLATTEGRPPAGMEIRIVDGEVRLKGEAVCQGYLDPAQSAAAFDADGFFVTGDLGHVTDSGHLVLTGRLKDVIIRKGENISAKEIEDLLHRHPAVQDVAVIGLPDAERGERVCAVLEQPPGADPLTLKEVGDHLRAEGLSVHKLPEQVEVVDALPRNETLRKVLKYKLRERYA; encoded by the coding sequence GTGAACGACACCGCCCACGCGCTCAGCGAGTCCCGCACGCTCTGGGAGCTGGTCTCCCGCCGCGCCGACCTCACCCCCGACCTGCCCGTCCTCCTCCAGGACGACCGCACGCTGAGCTTCGGCGAGCTGCGTGCCCGCGCCGAGCGGGTGGCGGCCGGGCTGTACGGCATGGGCGTACGCCCCGGCACGGTCGTCGCCTGGCAGCTGCCCACCCGCATCGAGACGGCCCTGCTCTCCTTCGCCCTGGCCCGCCTCGGCGCCGTCCAGTCCCCGGTCATCCCCTTCTACCGCGACCGCGAGGCCGGCTTCGCGCTGCGGGAGTCGAAGGCGGAGTTCTTCGCGGTGCCGGGCGAGTGGCGGGGCTTCGACCACACGGAGATGGCGCGACGGCTGGAAGCGCGGGGCGTCTTCGAGGCGTACGACCGCCTCCCGGACGGCGACCCGTCGGTACTCCCCGCCCCACCGGCCGACGGCACGTCCGTCCGCTGGATCTACTGGACCTCGGGCACCACCTCCGACCCCAAGGGCGTCCTGCACACGGACCGTTCGCTCATCGCCGGCGGCTCCTGCCTCGCCCACGCGCTACGGCTCACCCGGGACGACGTCGGCTCGATCGCCTTCCCCTACGCGCACATAGGCGGCCCGGACTACATGGTGATGCTGCTGCTGTACGGCTTCCCGGCGGTGATGTTCGAGCACTTCGCGCTGCCGGCCGCGCTGGAGGGCTACCGCAAGCACGGGGTGACGGTGGCGGGCGGGTCGACGGCGTTCTACTCGATGTTCCTCGTCGAGCAGCGCAAGCAGCCGGGCGTCCCGGTCGTCCCTTCCCTGCGGCTGCTCGCGGGCGGCGGGGCACCGAAGCCGCCGGAGGTCTATCACTCCGTCGTACGGGAGATGGGCGTGCAGCTCACCCACGGGTACGGCATGACGGAGGTCCCGATGATCACCATGGGGGCGCCGGACGACTCGGTGGAGAACCTGGCGACGACGGAGGGGCGGCCGCCGGCGGGAATGGAGATACGGATCGTGGACGGGGAGGTGCGGCTGAAGGGGGAGGCCGTCTGCCAGGGGTATCTGGATCCGGCGCAGTCGGCGGCGGCCTTCGACGCGGACGGGTTCTTCGTCACGGGCGACCTCGGACATGTCACCGACAGCGGTCACCTGGTGCTGACCGGCCGTCTCAAGGACGTCATCATCCGCAAGGGCGAGAACATCTCGGCGAAGGAGATCGAGGACCTGCTGCACCGGCACCCGGCCGTCCAGGACGTGGCGGTGATCGGACTGCCTGACGCGGAGCGGGGGGAGCGGGTCTGCGCGGTGCTCGAACAGCCGCCGGGGGCCGACCCCCTGACGCTGAAGGAGGTCGGCGACCACCTGCGCGCGGAAGGGCTCTCCGTCCACAAGCTGCCGGAGCAGGTGGAGGTGGTGGACGCCCTTCCGCGCAACGAGACCCTGCGGAAGGTCCTCAAGTACAAGCTGCGCGAGCGCTATGCGTGA